The following are from one region of the Candidatus Babeliales bacterium genome:
- a CDS encoding acetyltransferase, translating to MIKNILLGYSGHSYVVAEAALQNKLSIIGYTDHKEAMQNPFNLKYMGFEKNDDFEGWNKNYGFILGVGDNRIRNQIADFILRKNEELVKIIHPSAIIADKVNVGKGVFIGAGAIINPMVKISDTVIINTGAIVEHECNIKKGVHIAPSAVLAGNVSVGMRSFIGSNSFIKEGVNIGEDVIIGAGTVVLTDVPSGNKVVGNPARFI from the coding sequence ATGATTAAAAACATACTTTTAGGATATTCAGGCCATAGTTATGTTGTTGCTGAAGCAGCATTGCAAAATAAACTTTCAATAATTGGGTATACTGATCATAAGGAAGCAATGCAAAATCCATTTAATCTTAAGTATATGGGTTTTGAGAAAAATGATGATTTTGAGGGATGGAATAAAAACTATGGTTTTATTTTAGGGGTTGGGGATAATCGAATAAGAAATCAAATTGCAGATTTTATTCTAAGAAAAAATGAAGAATTAGTTAAAATAATTCATCCTTCAGCAATTATTGCAGATAAGGTAAATGTAGGGAAAGGTGTTTTTATAGGAGCAGGAGCAATAATTAATCCAATGGTAAAAATTTCAGATACTGTTATTATAAACACAGGTGCAATTGTTGAACATGAGTGCAACATCAAAAAAGGTGTTCATATTGCACCAAGTGCTGTTTTAGCCGGGAATGTCTCTGTTGGTATGCGTTCTTTTATCGGCTCAAACTCTTTTATTAAGGAGGGAGTTAATATTGGTGAAGACGTTATAATCGGTGCCGGTACCGTTGTACTTACTGACGTCCCCAGCGGGAACAAAGTCGTGGGTAATCCAGCAAGATTTATTTAA
- a CDS encoding LegC family aminotransferase, giving the protein MDFNQIVTFIQDQYKTKDYIPLHEPRFVGNEKKYVSDAIDSTFVSSIGAYVDKFEDIITHISQTKRAVAVVNGTAALQVALRLAGVQQGDEVLTQALTFVATANAITYNEAVPVFLDVDLDTMGLSPKAVDSFLNEYGERRKGSCFNKKTGKKISACVPMHTFGFPVHLNELMEVCAKWNIPIVEDAAEALGSTYYGKPTGSFGTIGIYSFNGNKIVTAGGGGAIVTNDNKKGDLAKHLTTTAKKKHPYEYIHDEIGYNYRMPNLNAALICAQLEQLDFFIETKRKLALNYHTFFKENGIKFRLQNPNTEANYWLMCVELDSFTERNLFLQETNKRGIMTRPIWKLMYKLPMFKTCYRDEQKNAEILENRIVNIPSSVIIHD; this is encoded by the coding sequence ATGGACTTCAATCAAATAGTCACTTTTATACAAGATCAATATAAAACTAAAGACTATATACCATTACACGAGCCCAGGTTTGTTGGAAATGAAAAAAAATATGTTTCAGATGCTATTGACTCTACCTTTGTTTCATCCATAGGTGCCTATGTAGATAAATTTGAAGACATAATCACTCATATTTCTCAAACAAAAAGAGCCGTGGCAGTTGTAAATGGTACTGCAGCCTTGCAGGTAGCTTTGCGGCTTGCAGGGGTACAGCAAGGTGATGAAGTACTAACTCAGGCGTTAACTTTTGTTGCAACGGCTAATGCTATCACATATAATGAAGCAGTTCCGGTTTTTTTAGATGTTGATTTAGATACAATGGGTTTATCTCCTAAAGCAGTAGATTCATTTTTGAACGAGTATGGCGAACGACGAAAAGGAAGCTGTTTTAATAAAAAAACGGGTAAGAAAATTTCCGCTTGTGTTCCTATGCACACATTTGGATTTCCAGTACATTTAAATGAGTTGATGGAAGTATGTGCAAAATGGAACATTCCAATAGTAGAAGATGCTGCTGAAGCATTAGGTTCTACCTATTATGGGAAACCTACAGGTAGCTTTGGAACAATAGGGATTTACTCTTTTAATGGTAATAAAATTGTTACGGCAGGCGGTGGAGGGGCTATCGTTACGAACGACAATAAAAAAGGCGACCTGGCTAAACATTTGACAACTACTGCCAAAAAAAAGCATCCTTATGAATATATTCATGATGAAATAGGATATAACTACCGTATGCCCAATTTAAATGCGGCTTTAATCTGCGCACAATTGGAACAATTAGATTTTTTTATTGAAACAAAAAGGAAATTAGCACTTAACTATCACACATTTTTTAAAGAAAATGGAATAAAATTTCGTTTACAAAACCCAAATACTGAAGCTAATTATTGGTTAATGTGTGTGGAGTTGGATAGCTTTACCGAAAGAAATCTTTTTTTGCAAGAAACCAACAAAAGAGGCATTATGACCCGTCCTATATGGAAATTAATGTACAAACTGCCAATGTTTAAAACTTGCTATCGAGATGAACAAAAAAATGCTGAGATCTTAGAAAATCGAATTGTAAATATCCCAAGTAGCGTAATCATACATGATTAA
- a CDS encoding NAD(P)-dependent oxidoreductase, whose product MPNKNILLLGGAGYVGTVLTSHLLKKGYKITAFDNFTYENEFSIQPYLGDPNYNFIKGDITNENDLHKSIQGITDVVLLAGLVGDPITKKYPEASKKINSTGIKNCINFLNGKGLNRVIFISTCSNYGLIGENELADEEFKLNPLSLYATAKVEAENQLLSLNGKADFTGTVLRFATAFGLSPRMRFDLTVNEFTRDLYFGKKLVVYDEQTWRPYCHLRDFARLIEMVLEADKDRVNFEVFNAGGDINNFTKKMIVDEILRYIPDGKVVYNSKGSDPRNYKVSFKKVEKTLGFGPKFTIEDGIHELVKALGIGVYADSMTNTNKYGNFQINYDG is encoded by the coding sequence ATGCCCAATAAAAATATTTTGCTATTAGGGGGTGCTGGATATGTAGGAACAGTACTCACATCACATCTACTGAAAAAAGGTTACAAAATTACTGCTTTTGATAATTTTACATATGAAAATGAATTTTCAATTCAACCTTACTTAGGGGATCCTAATTATAATTTTATAAAAGGGGATATAACAAATGAAAATGATTTACATAAATCTATTCAAGGGATAACCGATGTTGTTTTATTGGCTGGATTGGTAGGAGACCCGATTACAAAAAAATATCCTGAAGCCTCAAAAAAAATAAATTCTACAGGTATTAAGAACTGTATTAATTTTCTTAATGGAAAAGGGTTAAACAGAGTAATTTTTATATCCACATGCTCTAATTATGGGTTAATTGGCGAAAATGAATTAGCCGATGAAGAATTTAAGCTTAACCCGCTTTCATTATATGCAACGGCAAAGGTGGAAGCAGAAAATCAACTATTGAGCCTAAATGGTAAGGCCGATTTTACAGGCACAGTCTTGCGCTTTGCAACAGCATTTGGACTTTCTCCCCGTATGCGGTTTGATTTAACCGTAAATGAATTCACTAGGGACTTATACTTCGGAAAAAAACTTGTGGTTTACGATGAACAAACTTGGAGACCCTACTGTCACTTAAGAGATTTTGCAAGACTTATTGAAATGGTGCTTGAAGCTGATAAAGACCGTGTAAATTTTGAAGTTTTTAATGCCGGTGGAGATATTAACAACTTCACAAAAAAAATGATTGTTGATGAAATCTTAAGATACATACCTGATGGAAAGGTTGTGTATAATTCAAAAGGAAGCGACCCCAGGAATTATAAAGTGTCATTTAAAAAAGTAGAAAAAACTTTAGGATTCGGACCGAAATTTACTATTGAAGACGGTATTCATGAATTAGTAAAGGCTTTGGGAATTGGCGTGTATGCTGATTCGATGACAAACACTAATAAATATGGAAATTTCCAGATTAATTACGATGGTTAA